The DNA region GCTCCGTCCCCGGACCAGCGTCGTCTGCCTTCTGGGGTCATGGTTGATCGTGATGCTGCCCTGGCTCTTTCTGGTCAACCATCGCTACGGACGATTCGCCGTGCGCGACCCTTCCTATGGCACGGCCAACTTCCGGCAGGCGAATATCCTCGAGACCGAGGGATACAACACCGACATGGCCCCGGTCGACTTCTGGACCTATCCGGTCTGGCGCGAATTGAGCAACCGGCCGATGGAATATGCCCGTCTCTATCTGCAGAAATTCCGCCGTCTCTGGTGGCGCGCCTGCGACGACTATCGCATCGGCTTTCCGTTTGGTCCGGCCGCCACGCAGTGGCTGCATCGGTTGATTGTCTTGCTGGCCGCGCTGGGAATGTGGCTGTGGACCCGTCGCGCCGGGCCGCCGGTCTGGCTTGCGCTGGCGGTGATCGTCTACTTTGCCGGATTGCACACGATGATGCATGTGGTCTCGCGCTACAATTTGCCGGCGATGCCCTTTGTCATCGGCGCGGCGGTGACCGGCGCATTCTGGCTTGTGCGGCAGGAGATGCCAGGCGCCCTCCGGCGTCTCGGCATCGTCGGCGGCCTGGTCCTTCTGGCGTTGCTGGTGTTGGCGATGGTCCGGCCATCCTTCTGGCTGATGGTTCCCGGCGTCTCCGCGGCCACGGCCGCGTGGCTGTACTGGATAGTCGGTTTACTGGTCATCATCGCCACGGTCGGCGCCGCGATTGTCCTCTGCGGACACCGGGGGTGGGAACGCTGGGCCTACACGGTCGTCGTTGGCGGCGGCGTGGCGCTGGTGTTCCTCGGCTGGGCCACCACGCGTGAAGGGCATGCCGAGTGGGCGGCATCCATTGAGGACCCGCAAACGGAGATCAGCCGGCGAATCATCCTGCCCGCTGATCTCCATCTGGGTTCGGTCAAACGCGCCTATGTCCTGATTGACGCCAACATCACGCCGGGCAGCGACTTTAAGGTCGTCACCCACGTCGACCATGTCCGTTCCGCTTTTCCCGAGAGTCTGATCATCAGCGATGATTCCTTCTACGGCAAGCCGCACTACCGCAATTTCATGCGCTACAACGGTGACGTGCCCGCCACCATTCGCGGCTGGTC from bacterium includes:
- a CDS encoding glycosyltransferase family 39 protein — protein: MWNRLTKRPSLAVFAAALLVRLIYFAAVDQPPVQFDARQYVAVAAAAPIAVWNPSLWNDTTARENISFSRVMNDLIDDETVIWAPYDPPTFGQALDWLFFSGPAYPAFLTAIFHLTPAHDFWVVRIAQAILDALTAALIGLVMARLISPLGGAIAAGAWVVYGPAIVKTAELLTETFSIFLVVLLVWLLLRAYDLQSRKWLIAAGAVCSILAMGKASTALLIAPVLAAWLWANRGRALRPRTSVVCLLGSWLIVMLPWLFLVNHRYGRFAVRDPSYGTANFRQANILETEGYNTDMAPVDFWTYPVWRELSNRPMEYARLYLQKFRRLWWRACDDYRIGFPFGPAATQWLHRLIVLLAALGMWLWTRRAGPPVWLALAVIVYFAGLHTMMHVVSRYNLPAMPFVIGAAVTGAFWLVRQEMPGALRRLGIVGGLVLLALLVLAMVRPSFWLMVPGVSAATAAWLYWIVGLLVIIATVGAAIVLCGHRGWERWAYTVVVGGGVALVFLGWATTREGHAEWAASIEDPQTEISRRIILPADLHLGSVKRAYVLIDANITPGSDFKVVTHVDHVRSAFPESLIISDDSFYGKPHYRNFMRYNGDVPATIRGWSRNLFEGPLLDSILADGQVEVRLGMESEGAPRGALIVYGDLPQENPDHWDLPGLTYSSIERYYEGADPRIWQKLTISSDSTVSVRIENGQSDFDDLSERWGRQPGQYRMILQLLLADERSLYF